One segment of Bacillus alkalisoli DNA contains the following:
- a CDS encoding thiazole synthase, which translates to MIMLKIGPYEFKSRLLLGTGKYPNFDIQKEAVAVSEADILTFAVRRMNIFEASQPNFLEKLDLDRYTLLPNTAGAKTAEEAVRIAKLAKASGLCDMIKVEVIGCWKTLLPDPVETLKATEELIKEGFIVLPYTSDDVVLARKLEELGSHAIMPGASPIGSGQGIVNPLNLRFIIEQANVPVIVDAGIGSPADAAYAMELGADGVLLNTAVSAANDPVKMAHAMKLGIEAGRLGYEAGRMEKKRYATASSPTEGMSVS; encoded by the coding sequence ATGATTATGTTAAAAATTGGACCATACGAATTTAAGTCACGTTTATTATTAGGAACTGGGAAGTACCCAAACTTTGATATTCAAAAAGAAGCGGTGGCAGTATCAGAAGCAGATATTTTAACATTTGCTGTTCGTCGAATGAATATTTTTGAAGCAAGCCAACCGAACTTTTTAGAAAAACTAGACTTAGATAGATATACACTTTTACCAAATACGGCTGGAGCTAAAACGGCAGAAGAAGCAGTGCGAATTGCTAAACTAGCAAAAGCATCAGGATTATGCGACATGATTAAAGTCGAAGTTATTGGGTGCTGGAAAACATTGTTACCGGATCCAGTTGAAACATTAAAAGCAACAGAAGAATTAATAAAAGAAGGATTCATCGTTTTACCTTACACTTCAGATGACGTTGTGTTAGCACGAAAATTAGAAGAGTTAGGTTCACATGCCATTATGCCAGGTGCATCTCCAATCGGTTCAGGGCAAGGAATTGTGAATCCGTTAAACTTAAGATTCATCATTGAACAGGCAAATGTACCAGTTATTGTTGATGCTGGAATTGGCTCACCTGCAGATGCTGCTTATGCAATGGAATTAGGAGCAGATGGTGTGTTACTAAATACAGCAGTTTCAGCAGCAAACGATCCAGTGAAAATGGCACATGCTATGAAGCTAGGAATTGAAGCAGGAAGATTAGGTTATGAAGCTGGACGCATGGAGAAAAAACGTTATGCAACAGCGAGTAGCCCAACAGAAGGAATGAGTGTGAGCTAA
- a CDS encoding energy-coupling factor transporter transmembrane component T family protein has product MQWSLEVKETWLHRVNPSFKLLGMLLFFFVVVFIHNINILLNMTIFMLVLYFFATGHLTKVKLLLLIPFLLIFLSAMAPMAMFGKGDTTWLKFGLIHVTEESFYRGIHLGLRATVFGVLGLLFALTTKPVLLFYSLMQQCKLPPKYAYSFLAAVRLIPIMIEEFLTLRKALVVRGVESKKGVKAMFSKLQFYSIPLLSQSIRRAHRIAVAMEAKRFSKQKKRTFYYNVTLSKNDLLYVSTFFILIFTSYYLAVAYPYFSVTDVRY; this is encoded by the coding sequence ATGCAATGGTCGTTGGAAGTTAAAGAAACTTGGTTGCATCGAGTAAATCCAAGTTTCAAATTACTAGGTATGTTGCTATTTTTTTTCGTGGTGGTGTTCATACACAACATTAACATACTACTAAACATGACAATCTTCATGTTAGTTCTATACTTTTTTGCTACAGGACATTTAACGAAAGTAAAACTTTTACTACTCATTCCTTTCCTATTAATATTTCTTTCGGCTATGGCTCCAATGGCGATGTTCGGTAAGGGAGATACAACGTGGCTAAAATTTGGTTTAATACATGTCACGGAAGAAAGTTTTTATAGAGGGATACATTTAGGGTTACGCGCAACAGTATTTGGCGTTTTAGGGTTGCTTTTTGCCCTTACGACAAAACCAGTATTATTGTTTTATTCATTAATGCAGCAGTGTAAGCTACCACCTAAATATGCTTACAGTTTCTTAGCGGCAGTAAGGTTAATTCCCATTATGATAGAAGAGTTTTTAACATTACGTAAAGCGTTGGTCGTTAGAGGTGTAGAGAGTAAAAAAGGAGTAAAGGCAATGTTCTCCAAGTTGCAATTTTATAGTATCCCTTTACTATCACAAAGCATTCGTAGGGCACACAGAATTGCGGTTGCCATGGAAGCAAAAAGATTTTCAAAACAAAAAAAACGTACTTTTTACTACAACGTAACTTTATCAAAAAATGATCTTTTATATGTGTCGACATTTTTTATATTAATTTTTACTTCTTATTATTTGGCAGTTGCTTATCCTTATTTTTCAGTAACCGATGTTCGGTATTAA
- the tenA gene encoding thiaminase II, translating into MKFSEQIRQEADHIWEASFNHPFVTGLADGRLSLESFKYYVMQDAYYLSHFARVQAYAGAKAFDLYTTSRLAAHAQGTYEAELSLHENFSKRLGITEDERKKFKPAPTAYAYTSHMYRAVLSGGIGEVIAALLPCYWLYYEIGERLRGSTPEEPIYQEWIAAYGGDWFRQLVEEQIARLDELAEKASVEERERMKEHFMLSSQYEYSFWEMAYTLEQWPVRPNKVNA; encoded by the coding sequence ATGAAATTTTCAGAACAAATTAGGCAAGAAGCAGACCATATTTGGGAAGCAAGCTTTAACCATCCGTTTGTAACAGGACTTGCTGATGGTCGTTTATCGCTAGAGTCATTCAAATATTATGTGATGCAAGATGCGTACTACTTAAGTCATTTCGCGAGAGTGCAAGCATATGCAGGTGCAAAAGCATTTGATTTATATACAACTTCCAGATTAGCAGCACACGCTCAAGGAACATATGAGGCAGAATTATCCCTACACGAAAACTTCTCAAAACGTCTAGGTATTACGGAGGATGAGAGAAAAAAATTTAAACCAGCACCAACGGCATACGCTTATACATCTCATATGTATCGGGCTGTATTATCTGGTGGTATTGGCGAGGTAATTGCTGCACTATTACCATGCTATTGGTTATATTACGAGATTGGTGAAAGATTAAGGGGCTCAACTCCTGAGGAACCAATTTACCAAGAGTGGATTGCAGCTTATGGTGGCGACTGGTTCCGCCAATTAGTAGAAGAGCAGATTGCAAGATTAGATGAATTAGCAGAAAAAGCATCTGTTGAAGAGCGTGAAAGAATGAAAGAACACTTTATGTTGAGCAGTCAATATGAGTATAGCTTTTGGGAAATGGCTTACACATTAGAGCAGTGGCCAGTTCGACCTAACAAAGTAAACGCGTAA
- the tenI gene encoding thiazole tautomerase TenI, which translates to MQLHVISDGKKQVDELVNIFTSIHPHVDYMHIREKHRTASELISTVENLLAQGVPSQKIIINDRLDVAHSMNLKGAQLAYHSVDIKLARKAFPNLLLGCSIHSLEEAIYAEQNGADYLLFGHIYETTSKQGKIPKGLAQLKKIINNVSIPVISIGGIKPENVKDIHDLGGSGVAIMSGIVSAEDVVEAAKTYQTSTLVR; encoded by the coding sequence ATGCAACTACATGTCATTTCTGATGGAAAAAAGCAAGTAGACGAACTTGTAAATATCTTTACTAGTATCCATCCACACGTCGATTACATGCACATAAGAGAAAAGCATAGAACAGCATCCGAACTTATATCCACTGTGGAAAATTTACTCGCACAAGGCGTGCCATCACAAAAAATAATCATCAATGACCGATTAGATGTTGCCCATTCCATGAACCTCAAAGGTGCTCAGCTAGCTTATCACAGTGTAGATATTAAACTAGCTAGAAAAGCGTTTCCCAATCTACTGTTAGGATGTTCTATTCATTCATTAGAAGAAGCTATATATGCTGAGCAAAACGGAGCAGATTACCTTCTGTTTGGCCACATATATGAAACAACGTCTAAACAAGGGAAAATTCCAAAAGGATTAGCTCAACTAAAAAAGATAATAAACAATGTGTCCATACCAGTTATTTCTATCGGTGGAATTAAACCAGAAAATGTGAAAGATATTCACGACTTAGGCGGTAGTGGTGTGGCGATTATGAGTGGAATAGTAAGTGCTGAAGATGTTGTAGAAGCAGCGAAAACATATCAAACTAGTACGCTAGTAAGATAG
- the thiS gene encoding sulfur carrier protein ThiS, with product MKKLSINGEIMELPSEVTTVKQLLAHFKLDQKVVIVEKNKEILQKDSHEMEHVNDGDQIELVHFVGGG from the coding sequence ATGAAGAAACTTTCTATTAATGGAGAAATAATGGAGCTTCCAAGTGAAGTAACAACTGTAAAACAGCTGCTTGCTCATTTTAAGCTAGATCAAAAAGTAGTTATAGTGGAAAAAAACAAAGAGATTTTACAAAAAGATTCACATGAAATGGAACATGTAAACGATGGAGATCAAATAGAATTAGTACATTTTGTTGGAGGCGGATGA
- a CDS encoding MFS transporter produces MQNIIQIFKKENYSKLFFASFTSTLGSIIGIAAFMLYLLDRFSEQPAYAALTEMMYSLPTLAVFFLVGVLADRLDRQKIAAYSDYICAVLTLALFGAIYLDSIPLVFAILFLRSAVSKFFHPAQGAIIQGILSKDEYTVAAGLNQMTSSIFMLFGNALGIWIYWTIGLEGAIIVGAVTFTISGLLINACKISEEVRLPNGKHSMKDINIKFVLKDFKAGLTYILQHKLLLNIIVGFFVFGIVNGGLTVMPAYILKYKISPDNYEQLMMYLGIAFGLSILLGSIIASIFVKKMKLYQMIIVGLFITALFISLTAYSTNFIVYCSLSVIVGLILPFINIGIGGWLPRIVDPKMMGRVQGWISPLMMLSQTITLGFIAVAFPKILSIEGLHLIVGGCMLFVAIYYSFTLPKYAKEEETEELLQLQKVPSA; encoded by the coding sequence ATGCAAAATATCATTCAGATCTTCAAAAAAGAAAATTACTCAAAACTCTTTTTTGCTTCGTTTACATCTACTTTAGGAAGTATTATTGGAATTGCAGCATTCATGCTCTATTTATTAGACCGGTTCAGCGAGCAACCTGCCTACGCCGCTCTAACAGAAATGATGTATTCTTTGCCCACCCTAGCGGTGTTTTTTCTAGTAGGAGTATTAGCAGATAGACTAGATCGTCAAAAAATTGCAGCTTACTCAGACTATATATGTGCGGTATTAACGTTAGCATTATTTGGGGCTATATACCTTGATTCCATTCCATTAGTCTTCGCAATCCTTTTTTTACGTAGTGCGGTTTCGAAGTTTTTTCATCCTGCACAAGGAGCGATTATTCAAGGTATTTTATCAAAAGATGAATATACAGTTGCAGCAGGTTTAAACCAAATGACTAGTAGTATCTTTATGTTATTTGGAAATGCACTCGGAATATGGATTTATTGGACGATAGGATTAGAAGGAGCAATTATCGTTGGGGCAGTCACTTTCACTATTAGTGGATTACTCATTAACGCATGTAAAATTTCAGAAGAAGTTAGATTGCCTAATGGTAAACACTCCATGAAAGACATAAATATAAAGTTTGTATTAAAGGATTTTAAAGCAGGATTGACGTATATTTTACAACACAAACTTTTATTAAATATTATCGTTGGATTTTTTGTTTTCGGTATTGTAAATGGTGGTTTAACGGTTATGCCGGCTTATATTTTAAAATATAAAATATCTCCAGATAATTATGAGCAATTGATGATGTATCTTGGAATAGCTTTTGGACTATCTATCCTTCTAGGTAGTATTATTGCATCTATTTTTGTAAAAAAAATGAAATTATATCAAATGATTATCGTTGGTTTATTCATAACAGCACTATTTATTTCACTAACAGCTTATTCAACAAATTTCATAGTTTATTGTTCTTTAAGTGTTATAGTAGGATTAATTCTACCATTCATTAATATAGGAATAGGTGGCTGGTTACCAAGAATAGTTGACCCAAAAATGATGGGGCGGGTCCAAGGATGGATTAGTCCTCTTATGATGTTATCGCAAACTATTACATTAGGCTTTATTGCAGTAGCATTTCCGAAAATTTTATCTATCGAAGGACTACATTTAATTGTAGGTGGCTGTATGTTATTCGTTGCGATTTACTACAGCTTTACGTTACCAAAATACGCAAAAGAAGAAGAAACAGAAGAATTGCTACAACTACAAAAAGTTCCTTCCGCATAA
- the thiO gene encoding glycine oxidase ThiO translates to MNKKYDIIIIGGGVNGCAAAFNLSKLGYKVLLLEKDQIGSKASNAAAGMLGAQVELTEAGPLFELARSSRSKFPALQEELKEFSGIDIELVQKGMLKVARTDKEVVHLKQIIEAQRNLGEETSWLTKEEVLDKEKSLSDNVLGAMTIPNDGHVNPIHLTAAFCKSAIALGADVKEYVEAYEFHREGSKITGVVTNDGEFNSEHVIVTTGAWSKRLLEQSGLTINAHPVKGECISVLADKPIISSTIFATGCYVVPKSGNRLIIGATMIPNTFSEKVSVGGMLSLMEKATSLIPDIAKATFEKSWAGIRPQTGDELPFLGLHPQFSNMIIATGHYRNGILLAPITGETIANIVKGHELPKYMEAFKLNRLTVTT, encoded by the coding sequence ATGAATAAAAAGTATGACATCATTATTATTGGTGGCGGAGTAAACGGTTGTGCTGCTGCATTTAATTTAAGCAAGTTAGGCTATAAAGTACTTCTTTTAGAAAAAGACCAAATTGGTTCCAAAGCATCCAACGCTGCAGCTGGTATGCTCGGAGCTCAAGTGGAATTAACGGAGGCTGGCCCATTATTTGAATTAGCTCGATCGAGTAGAAGTAAATTCCCAGCTCTTCAAGAAGAACTAAAAGAATTTAGTGGCATTGATATTGAACTTGTTCAAAAAGGAATGCTGAAAGTTGCCAGAACTGATAAAGAAGTAGTACACCTCAAACAAATAATCGAGGCCCAACGTAATCTTGGTGAAGAAACAAGCTGGCTAACAAAAGAAGAAGTTTTAGATAAGGAAAAATCTTTAAGTGACAATGTACTTGGTGCGATGACTATTCCGAATGATGGACATGTAAACCCTATCCATTTAACAGCTGCTTTTTGCAAAAGCGCAATAGCCCTAGGAGCAGATGTAAAGGAATATGTAGAAGCTTACGAATTTCATAGAGAAGGTTCCAAGATAACAGGTGTCGTTACGAATGATGGTGAGTTTAACTCAGAACATGTCATTGTTACTACAGGTGCATGGAGTAAGAGACTTTTAGAACAGTCAGGATTGACAATAAATGCTCATCCTGTAAAGGGAGAATGTATATCTGTCTTAGCAGATAAACCAATCATATCGAGTACGATTTTTGCTACTGGTTGCTACGTTGTACCGAAAAGTGGAAACAGGCTAATAATTGGTGCAACGATGATTCCTAATACATTTTCAGAAAAAGTATCTGTTGGAGGAATGCTTTCACTAATGGAAAAAGCAACTTCGCTTATTCCAGACATTGCTAAGGCAACTTTTGAAAAAAGTTGGGCTGGTATTAGGCCGCAAACAGGTGATGAACTACCATTCTTAGGATTGCATCCACAATTTTCAAATATGATCATCGCAACAGGTCATTACCGAAATGGTATTTTACTAGCACCAATAACTGGGGAAACGATAGCGAATATCGTTAAGGGACATGAACTACCCAAGTATATGGAAGCTTTTAAATTAAATAGATTAACAGTTACTACATAA
- a CDS encoding YbjQ family protein — translation MIIVTTDFVPGKEVKELKGFVKGSTVQSKHVGRDIMAGLKTLVGGEIKGYTDMMTEARQKAIGRMVEDAQAKGANAIIAVRLETSNVMPNASEIIAYGTAVTVE, via the coding sequence ATGATTATCGTGACTACTGATTTTGTACCTGGAAAAGAAGTGAAAGAATTAAAAGGTTTTGTAAAAGGAAGTACTGTCCAATCAAAGCATGTTGGTAGAGACATTATGGCTGGACTAAAAACACTTGTAGGTGGAGAAATTAAAGGATATACCGACATGATGACGGAAGCTCGTCAAAAGGCAATTGGCAGAATGGTAGAAGATGCCCAAGCTAAAGGAGCAAATGCTATTATTGCAGTTCGTCTAGAAACATCGAACGTGATGCCAAATGCATCTGAAATCATTGCATATGGAACAGCAGTAACAGTAGAGTAA
- a CDS encoding ABC transporter ATP-binding protein, with translation MIKAKNIRLKYPGGERLFNDLSFTCDEGEKILLLGPSGCGKSTLLQVLSGLIPEAIDVPMIAEELQLPESWGYVFQDPDTQFCMPYVDEELAFVLENLAVPRENMDEKITELIQTVGLHLQSPHTKINELSGGMKQRLAIASVLAMEPDVLFLDEPTAMLDPQGTKELWETMKKIGQDKTVIIVEHKLDYLLDFANRVVVFQEDGSILADGKTDVIFHDYKEKLKEFGIWYPGVWKEFAENNSKPTVKPFQKDVLVSMDQLLGFRGKEEKIKVEQANIHKGEWITIVGENGAGKSTLLESIMGLLKTQGDCMIHSNNPNPQGGLAFVFQNPEFQFVTNSVSEEIAYTLKINKIAEDETKAIVEQFLREFHLKHVENNHPYSLSTGQKRRLSVASSVVHHPQVLLLDEPTFGQDSKNTFSMLKWLQELKEQGVSIVMVTHDEHIVDHFADTVWVVENGVLSTQLRKEEYVKKQERREQHAMVVGS, from the coding sequence ATGATTAAAGCAAAAAACATACGATTGAAATATCCAGGTGGAGAAAGACTTTTTAATGACCTTTCCTTTACATGTGATGAAGGTGAAAAAATACTACTCCTAGGACCATCAGGATGTGGAAAGTCAACGCTTTTACAAGTATTGTCTGGTTTAATACCTGAAGCAATCGACGTACCTATGATTGCAGAAGAATTACAATTACCTGAATCTTGGGGCTATGTGTTCCAAGACCCAGATACACAATTTTGTATGCCATATGTCGATGAGGAACTAGCATTCGTGTTAGAAAATTTAGCTGTTCCACGGGAGAATATGGATGAAAAAATAACAGAACTAATTCAGACGGTTGGCTTACACTTACAGTCACCACATACGAAAATTAATGAACTATCTGGTGGTATGAAGCAAAGATTAGCGATAGCATCCGTTTTAGCAATGGAACCGGATGTATTGTTTTTAGATGAGCCAACCGCCATGCTCGACCCACAAGGAACAAAAGAATTATGGGAAACGATGAAAAAGATTGGTCAGGACAAAACGGTTATTATAGTAGAACACAAGCTAGATTATTTGTTGGATTTTGCAAATAGAGTGGTCGTATTTCAAGAAGATGGCTCGATACTAGCGGATGGAAAAACAGATGTGATTTTTCATGATTATAAAGAAAAATTAAAAGAATTTGGTATATGGTACCCAGGTGTGTGGAAAGAATTTGCTGAAAATAATTCAAAACCAACTGTTAAGCCATTCCAAAAGGATGTTCTAGTTTCGATGGATCAGCTACTAGGATTTAGAGGAAAAGAAGAAAAGATTAAAGTGGAACAAGCAAACATTCATAAAGGTGAATGGATCACCATTGTTGGAGAGAATGGCGCTGGAAAAAGCACGTTGTTGGAATCTATCATGGGTTTATTGAAAACACAAGGGGATTGTATGATTCATTCAAATAACCCCAATCCGCAAGGTGGGTTAGCTTTTGTTTTTCAAAACCCGGAGTTTCAGTTTGTTACAAACTCTGTGTCTGAAGAGATTGCTTACACGTTAAAGATAAATAAAATAGCAGAGGATGAAACAAAAGCGATAGTTGAGCAATTTCTTAGAGAATTTCATTTAAAACATGTAGAAAATAATCATCCATATTCTTTATCAACGGGACAAAAGAGAAGGTTAAGTGTTGCTTCATCTGTCGTCCATCATCCACAAGTACTTTTGTTAGACGAACCGACCTTTGGGCAAGACAGCAAAAATACGTTTTCTATGCTTAAATGGTTGCAAGAACTAAAAGAGCAAGGTGTTAGTATCGTTATGGTCACGCATGACGAACACATTGTGGATCATTTTGCGGACACTGTTTGGGTTGTGGAGAATGGTGTGCTGTCAACGCAACTTCGTAAAGAGGAATATGTCAAAAAGCAAGAAAGGAGAGAACAACATGCAATGGTCGTTGGAAGTTAA
- a CDS encoding ECF transporter S component, whose amino-acid sequence MKNKGLKLTDILVTILIAIVFGIIYKLWGTVYDFVGLTGMQVQELTYGMWFIAATVAYLIIRKAGVAFLAEVAAASGEFIVGSQFGVEVLVYGVLQGLFAELVFMAFRYKRFDLLVVSLAGIGSAFGSFVMDIYRGYLFDLEAWNLMLKVTFRLIGSVLFAGVLAYVIVKALEKTGVTNLLRPASKEDYDSLSK is encoded by the coding sequence ATGAAAAATAAAGGCTTAAAACTAACCGATATTTTAGTAACTATCTTAATCGCAATTGTGTTCGGGATTATTTATAAACTATGGGGAACTGTCTATGACTTTGTCGGATTAACAGGTATGCAAGTACAGGAACTTACGTATGGAATGTGGTTTATCGCTGCAACAGTTGCCTATTTGATTATAAGAAAAGCTGGAGTAGCGTTTTTAGCGGAAGTTGCTGCTGCATCTGGTGAATTTATTGTTGGCTCTCAATTTGGTGTAGAAGTGTTAGTTTACGGAGTACTTCAAGGTTTATTTGCTGAGCTAGTGTTTATGGCATTCCGTTACAAACGTTTCGACTTACTAGTCGTTTCTCTTGCTGGAATTGGCTCTGCATTTGGCTCTTTTGTGATGGATATTTACAGAGGTTATCTATTCGATCTAGAAGCATGGAATTTAATGCTAAAGGTTACATTCCGCCTAATTGGCTCTGTCTTGTTCGCTGGCGTCCTAGCTTATGTCATTGTAAAAGCTCTAGAAAAGACAGGAGTTACAAACTTACTTCGCCCTGCAAGCAAAGAAGATTACGATTCTTTAAGTAAATAA
- a CDS encoding thiazole biosynthesis adenylyltransferase ThiF, translating to MERYSRQILFTPIGEQGQRNMREKHVLVIGAGALGTGNAEALVRAGIGKLSIVDRDYVEWSNLQRQQLYSEEDAEAKLPKAMAAKSRLAAINSEVIIEAHVLDATPDVMEQLADGVDLIIDATDNFDIRFIINDIAHKYNIPWIYGACVGSYGLSYTIIPGETPCLQCLLKAMPLGGATCDTVGIISPAVQMVVAHQVSEAMKLLTGDKDALRNKLVSFDLWKNQYVALNVSAMKSIDCHTCGETPTYPYLDFENQTKTAVLCGRDTVQIRPARAVQRNLEEVEKVLASQNVKVEQNPFLLSCELEGHRIVLFQDGRALVHGTKEIAKAKTLYHRYFGG from the coding sequence ATGGAACGTTATTCCCGTCAAATCTTGTTCACACCAATAGGAGAGCAAGGACAAAGAAATATGAGGGAAAAGCATGTATTAGTAATAGGAGCTGGTGCACTCGGTACGGGAAATGCCGAGGCGCTAGTTCGTGCTGGAATTGGAAAGCTATCGATCGTGGACAGAGACTATGTCGAGTGGAGTAATCTGCAAAGACAGCAATTATATAGTGAAGAAGATGCAGAGGCAAAACTACCGAAAGCGATGGCAGCAAAATCTAGACTAGCAGCAATAAATAGTGAAGTAATAATAGAAGCTCATGTGCTAGATGCTACACCGGATGTAATGGAACAGCTTGCGGATGGAGTGGATTTAATTATTGATGCCACCGATAACTTTGATATCCGCTTTATTATAAATGATATTGCGCATAAGTATAATATTCCTTGGATATATGGTGCTTGTGTTGGAAGCTATGGCCTCTCTTATACAATTATTCCTGGTGAAACTCCTTGTTTACAATGCTTATTAAAAGCAATGCCACTAGGAGGAGCAACATGCGATACAGTTGGAATTATTTCTCCAGCTGTACAAATGGTAGTAGCTCATCAAGTTAGTGAAGCAATGAAATTACTAACTGGTGATAAGGATGCGCTAAGAAATAAGCTAGTATCGTTTGATCTATGGAAAAATCAGTATGTTGCATTAAATGTTTCCGCAATGAAAAGCATTGATTGTCATACATGTGGAGAAACACCTACTTATCCTTATTTAGATTTTGAAAATCAAACGAAAACGGCCGTGCTTTGTGGTAGGGATACTGTTCAAATTCGCCCTGCTAGAGCCGTACAACGTAATTTGGAAGAAGTAGAAAAGGTACTTGCTTCACAAAATGTAAAGGTCGAGCAAAATCCATTTTTATTATCATGTGAACTAGAAGGTCATCGAATTGTACTATTTCAAGACGGCCGCGCTCTCGTTCATGGTACAAAAGAAATAGCCAAAGCAAAAACGCTTTATCATCGTTATTTTGGTGGATAA